The following coding sequences lie in one Arachis ipaensis cultivar K30076 chromosome B03, Araip1.1, whole genome shotgun sequence genomic window:
- the LOC107628917 gene encoding dolichyl-diphosphooligosaccharide--protein glycosyltransferase 48 kDa subunit, producing MSKKLIVLFLGLVPLLCTCFSPDTPSDRRVLVLLDDFAIKSSHSIFFNNLKSRGFDLDFKLADDPTISLQRYGQYLYDALILFSPTIERFGGSIDAAAILDFVDSGHDLIVAANSNASDLIREIATECGVDFDEDSSALVIDHSGYAVSATEGDHTLIASDDFIKSDVILGSEKIKAPVLFQGIGHSLNPSNSLVLKVLSASPSAYSANPKSKLTSPPSLTGTSMSLVSVVQARNNARILISGSLSMFSNRFFRSDVQKAGSPTKHDKSGNEQFVTELSKWVFHERGHLKAVNVKHHKVGEVDEPAIYRINDDLEYSVEIYEWSGKTWEPYVANDVQVQFYMMSPYVLKTLSTDNKGYYFTAFKVPDVYGVFQFKVEYERLGYTSLSLSKQIPVRPFRHNEYERFIPAAYPYYGAAFSMMAGFFIFTAVHLYHK from the exons ATGTCGAAGAAGCTCATCGTTCTTTTTCTGGGGCTTGTTCCTCTGTTATGCACCTGCTTCTCACCCGATACACCCTCGGATCGTCGCGTGCTGGTTCTGCTGGACGACTTCGCCATCAAATCCTCACACTCcatcttcttcaacaatctcaaATCTCGCGGTTTCGATCTCGATTTCAAGCTCGCCGATGACCCCACTATCTCTCTCCAGCGTTACGGCCAGTACCTCTACGATGCCCTTATCCTCTTTTCCCCAACCATCGAAC GTTTTGGAGGATCAATTGACGCAGCTGCGATTTTGGATTTCGTTGATTCGGGCCATGATTTGATCGTTGCAGCTAACAGCAATGCCTCTGATTTGATCAGGGAAATTGCCACTGAGTGTGGGGTTGACTTTGATGAG GATTCTAGTGCATTGGTTATAGACCATTCAGGATATGCTGTCTCTGCTACCGAAGGGGACCATACACTGATTGCTAGCGACGATTTTATAAAGTCTGATGTGATTTTGGGAAGTGAGAAAATCAAG GCTCCAGTACTTTTCCAGGGGATTGGCCATTCATTAAACCCTTCCAATAGCctg GTGTTGAAAGTTCTCTCAGCATCTCCTTCAGCTTATTCTGCCAACCCAAAGTCAAAGTTAACTAGTCCTCCATCACTTACTGGAACCTCAATGTCATTAGTTTCAGTTGTACAG GCAAGAAATAATGCTCGGATATTGATATCTGGCTCATTGAGCATGTTCAGCAACCG ttTTTTCAGGTCTGATGTGCAGAAGGCTGGGAGTCCAACCAA ACATGACAAGTCAGGTAATGAGCAATTTGTGACTGAACTTAGCAAATGGGTTTTCCACGAAAGGGGTCACCTCAAG GCGGTGAATGTGAAACACCACAAAGTTGGGGAAGTTGATGAACCAGCCATCTATAGGATCAATGATGATTTG GAATACTCTGTTGAAATTTACGAGTGGTCTGGCAAAACTTGGGAACCTTACGTAGCCAATGATGTTCAAGTTCAATTTTACATGATGAGCCCTTATGTCTTGAAGACTTTATCAACCGACAACAAG GGTTATTATTTCACAGCATTTAAGGTTCCAGATGTTTATGGGGTTTTTCAATTCAAAGTAGAGTATGAAAGACTTGGATATACAAGCTTGTCTTTATCCAAACAG ATCCCTGTCCGCCCCTTCAGACACAACGAATATGAGAGATTCATACCAGCAGCATATCCCTATTACGGAGCAGCATTTTCAATG ATGGCAGGTTTCTTCATCTTCACTGCTGTTCATCTATACCACAAGTAG
- the LOC107628918 gene encoding probable NAD(P)H dehydrogenase (quinone) FQR1-like 1, producing the protein MGKGNGCIPSKSKKVPVPVSEPENIQEPVSGVDERAIATTSTSREVAPPAREANKNLKVFIVFYSMYGHVESLARSMKKGVETIEGVEGVLYRVTETLPKEVLEAMQAPEKDDAVPLITAEKLVEADGLLFGFPTRFGSMAAQMKGFFDSTGQLWKEQKLAGVPAGFFVSTGTQGGGQETTAWTAITQLVHHGMLYVPIGYTFGAGMFGMDSIKGGTPYGAGTFAGDGSRQASETELATAEYQGKYMATIVKKLANKD; encoded by the exons ATGGGGAAAGGAAATGGTTGCATACCGAGCAAGTCCAAGAAGGTACCGGTGCCGGTTTCCGAGCCGGAAAATATCCAAGAACCGGTTAGCGGCGTGGACGAGAGAGCGATCGCGACTACTAGTACGAGCCGAGAAGTGGCGCCACCGGCGAGAGAAGCAAACAAGAATCTGAAAGTGTTCATTGTTTTCTACTCAATGTACGGTCACGTGGAATCACTGGCGAGATCGATGAAGAAAGGAGTTGAAACCATTGAAGGAGTTGAAGGAGTGTTGTACAGAGTGACGGAGACGCTTCCAAAGGAGGTTCTGGAAGCGATGCAGGCGCCGGAGAAGGATGACGCGGTGCCGCTGATAACGGCGGAGAAGCTGGTGGAGGCGGATGGGTTGCTGTTTGGGTTTCCGACTCGGTTTGGGAGCATGGCGGCGCAGATGAAAGGCTTCTTTGATTCCACGGGGCAGTTGTGGAAGGAGCAGAAGCTTGCCGGTGTTCCTGCCGGATTCTTTGTCAGCACCGGCACTCAGGGTGGCGGCCAAGAAACCACCGC TTGGACAGCAATAACACAGTTAGTCCACCATGGAATGCTCTATGTTCCAATTGGTTATACCTTTGGTGCTGGAATGTTTGGAATGGATTCCATCAAAGGAGGAACACCTTATGGTGCTGGAACTTTTGCTGGTGATGGTTCAAGGCAAGCAAGTGAAACAGAGTTAGCCACTGCTGAGTATCAAGGCAAGTACATGGCCACAATTGTCAAGAAATTAGCCAACAAGGATTAG
- the LOC107628919 gene encoding G-box-binding factor 1-like isoform X2 — MEEKVPNNKLIIRLKPSKPKEPHGSPTKEELRKERRREANRKCAQRKRKREQEAFQELEGSVAKLRTEVQLFHEELTRLHKENKELDEENNSIQEEISKMHGMELSAKFVISYAVDEV; from the exons ATGGAGGAAAAGGTACCCAATAATAAGCTCATTATACGTTTGAAACCTTCAAAGCCTAAAGAA CCACATGGATCTCCAACAAAG GAagagttaagaaaagaaagaagaagagaggccAACAGAAAATGTGctcagaggaagagaaagagagaacag GAAGCATTCCAAGAGCTCGAAGGATCCGTGGCAAAGCTTAGAACTGAAGTCCAATTATTCCATGAAGAACTTACTAGACTTCACAAGGAAAATAAGGAACTCGACGAGGAAAATAACTCCATTCAA GAAGAAATTTCCAAGATGCATGGGATGGAATTATCAGCAAAATTTGTGATCAGTTATGCGGTTGATGAAGTTTAG
- the LOC107628919 gene encoding G-box-binding factor 1-like isoform X1, protein MEEKVPNNKLIIRLKPSKPKEVSKACYLRISLLTILCFHIMFILIIFLFSFPSLMRDTPPKLLQPHGSPTKEELRKERRREANRKCAQRKRKREQEAFQELEGSVAKLRTEVQLFHEELTRLHKENKELDEENNSIQEEISKMHGMELSAKFVISYAVDEV, encoded by the exons ATGGAGGAAAAGGTACCCAATAATAAGCTCATTATACGTTTGAAACCTTCAAAGCCTAAAGAAGTGAGTAAAGCATGCTACCTAAGAATTTCTCTCTTAACAATATTATGTTTTCACATTATGTTTATTCTTATTatcttcttgttttcttttccctccctAATGCGGGATACTCCACCCAAACTTTTGCAGCCACATGGATCTCCAACAAAG GAagagttaagaaaagaaagaagaagagaggccAACAGAAAATGTGctcagaggaagagaaagagagaacag GAAGCATTCCAAGAGCTCGAAGGATCCGTGGCAAAGCTTAGAACTGAAGTCCAATTATTCCATGAAGAACTTACTAGACTTCACAAGGAAAATAAGGAACTCGACGAGGAAAATAACTCCATTCAA GAAGAAATTTCCAAGATGCATGGGATGGAATTATCAGCAAAATTTGTGATCAGTTATGCGGTTGATGAAGTTTAG